A part of Limihaloglobus sulfuriphilus genomic DNA contains:
- a CDS encoding GntR family transcriptional regulator, giving the protein MRLKMSIQSKNNLAYVMTYKNVLADIKRNRLTPGARLIPITELAKKYDVSYMTAQRAIKMLQDEGVLEAKKGSGIFIKNLDNKNENGSKGNGFSYSPNNITSNIQDKSAVKSISIVLPFWLSWHGKAAVYSTVRGFMEISQKQGWKTDLITKDGNFVDLKFSQKIIDRDVDGLLWIAPNPWDITNIVRLIDKGIEVIPTGRGFPDIPLDAVEIDLLDLGSQIVNFCISKEHDKILILSGNIEEPFLDTISATIVKGIKNELQTRNINLSDNVVCQACMPPEDLKHAKLAIEEHADANAIICMSETIFPAIEDLDKRNFYKDPSSIVIINCTGEHGHNPDYVGRIPVVKISRPYEDIGRAAGLRLLNKWQGEKPNGLDLKAKMIIPDSL; this is encoded by the coding sequence ATGAGATTAAAAATGAGTATTCAATCCAAAAATAATTTGGCCTATGTTATGACTTACAAAAATGTCTTAGCTGACATTAAGCGTAATCGTCTTACCCCGGGGGCAAGGTTAATTCCTATTACTGAGCTGGCTAAAAAATATGACGTATCTTATATGACAGCACAACGTGCTATAAAAATGCTGCAAGACGAAGGTGTTCTTGAAGCTAAAAAAGGCAGTGGAATTTTTATCAAAAATTTAGATAACAAGAATGAAAATGGTAGCAAAGGCAACGGTTTTTCATATTCACCGAATAATATAACGAGTAATATTCAAGACAAGTCTGCCGTCAAGAGCATTAGTATAGTTCTACCTTTTTGGCTTTCATGGCATGGAAAAGCCGCCGTTTACTCAACAGTAAGAGGATTCATGGAAATCAGCCAAAAACAGGGCTGGAAAACTGACTTAATTACCAAGGACGGAAATTTTGTTGATCTGAAATTTTCTCAGAAAATAATAGACAGGGATGTTGATGGATTGTTGTGGATTGCTCCTAATCCTTGGGACATAACAAATATTGTAAGACTGATTGACAAAGGCATTGAGGTGATACCTACAGGCAGAGGTTTCCCGGACATTCCTCTGGACGCTGTAGAAATTGATTTATTGGATCTGGGGTCTCAAATTGTTAACTTTTGTATTTCTAAAGAACACGATAAAATTCTAATATTGTCAGGAAATATCGAAGAACCATTTTTAGACACAATATCTGCAACAATAGTCAAAGGAATAAAAAATGAATTGCAAACCAGAAATATAAACCTGTCAGATAATGTAGTGTGCCAGGCCTGCATGCCTCCTGAAGATCTGAAACATGCCAAACTGGCTATAGAAGAGCACGCAGATGCTAATGCCATAATTTGTATGAGCGAAACGATTTTTCCTGCTATTGAAGATTTAGATAAAAGGAATTTTTACAAAGACCCTTCCTCTATTGTGATAATAAATTGTACCGGCGAACACGGCCATAATCCAGATTATGTGGGCAGAATCCCAGTTGTTAAAATTAGTCGACCATATGAAGACATTGGCCGTGCTGCGGGGCTAAGGCTCTTAAATAAGTGGCAGGGGGAAAAACCCAATGGTTTAGATTTAAAGGCTAAAATGATTATACCAGATTCTCTATAG